In Desulfovibrio sp. 86, the following proteins share a genomic window:
- a CDS encoding septal ring lytic transglycosylase RlpA family protein: MWLKRAQESEVFAGKASWYGRDSHGGATASGLSYDMYTFTAAHRTLPMGTVVRVTDQENGKSVMVCVTDRGPFVRGRIIDLSFAAAKQLDLGRRGVGKVELEVVSDESGTPLQADLAYYVHYSAAMGDERIGPFRAFADAAAMHEALRQAHPEAEVVLDQSR, from the coding sequence ATCTGGCTCAAGCGCGCCCAGGAAAGTGAAGTTTTTGCCGGCAAGGCATCCTGGTACGGCCGTGATTCGCACGGCGGCGCCACTGCCAGCGGCCTCAGCTATGACATGTATACATTCACCGCCGCCCACCGCACCCTGCCCATGGGCACTGTCGTGCGGGTTACCGATCAGGAAAACGGCAAAAGCGTCATGGTCTGCGTGACTGACCGTGGCCCCTTTGTGCGCGGGCGCATCATCGACCTTTCCTTTGCCGCAGCCAAGCAGCTTGATCTTGGCAGGCGCGGCGTTGGCAAGGTGGAGCTTGAAGTCGTCAGCGATGAAAGCGGCACCCCCCTGCAAGCGGACCTGGCCTACTATGTGCACTACAGCGCGGCCATGGGCGACGAACGCATCGGCCCCTTCCGCGCGTTTGCTGACGCCGCCGCCATGCATGAGGCCCTGCGTCAGGCCCACCCCGAGGCCGAAGTGGTGCTTGACCAGTCCCGATAG
- the trmFO gene encoding methylenetetrahydrofolate--tRNA-(uracil(54)-C(5))-methyltransferase (FADH(2)-oxidizing) TrmFO: MQKLSVALVGGGLAGCECALRLARSGHEVVLFEQKPLHRSPAHVNDNLAELVCSNSLRSDELTSGVGLLKAEMRALGSRFMEAADACRVPAGKALAVDREAFARQMSQLVESEGNIRLVRHQVQSLDDTVLAPFRGEGRAIVVAAGPMASDGLSASLAGALGEKHCYFYDAIAPIVWTHSLNMDVVFRASRYGQENGEGEGDYLNCPMSREEYDVFYQALLDAQKVAAHEFEQEKHFEGCMPVEALAERGPRTLTFGPLKPVGFVDPRTGRRPWAIVQLRAENANSDTCNLVGCQTKLTQGEQARVFRLVPGLEKVEFARFGSMHRNTYVNAPQVLAEDLSLNVLPGVFLAGQITGVEGYVESAASGLWLALLLDARARGARLPTPPAESALGALINHLRTPVKRFQPSNAHFGLMPELGERARKKDRKALYSARAQEAFGSWLQEARAAGLV, encoded by the coding sequence ATGCAGAAATTGTCCGTAGCCCTGGTGGGCGGTGGTCTTGCTGGTTGTGAATGTGCCCTGCGGCTGGCCCGCAGCGGGCACGAAGTGGTTTTGTTTGAACAAAAGCCCCTCCACCGTTCCCCAGCTCACGTCAATGACAATCTGGCCGAGCTGGTTTGTTCCAACTCGCTGCGGTCGGACGAACTGACCTCCGGCGTGGGGCTGCTCAAGGCCGAAATGCGCGCCCTGGGCAGTCGCTTTATGGAGGCGGCCGATGCCTGCCGCGTACCGGCGGGCAAGGCTCTTGCCGTGGACCGTGAGGCTTTTGCACGGCAAATGAGTCAGTTGGTGGAATCGGAAGGCAATATACGTCTTGTGCGGCATCAGGTGCAGTCTCTGGACGACACGGTGCTGGCTCCTTTCAGGGGAGAAGGGCGCGCCATTGTCGTGGCTGCCGGGCCTATGGCTTCAGACGGGCTTTCTGCCTCTCTGGCCGGAGCGCTGGGCGAAAAGCACTGCTATTTTTATGACGCCATCGCCCCCATCGTCTGGACGCACTCGTTAAATATGGATGTGGTTTTTCGCGCCTCCCGCTACGGCCAGGAAAACGGCGAGGGCGAAGGCGATTATCTGAACTGCCCCATGAGCCGTGAGGAATATGACGTTTTTTATCAGGCCCTGCTGGACGCTCAAAAAGTGGCTGCGCACGAATTTGAGCAGGAAAAGCATTTTGAGGGCTGCATGCCCGTGGAAGCCCTGGCAGAGCGCGGCCCCCGCACCCTGACCTTCGGCCCCCTGAAGCCCGTGGGTTTTGTGGATCCCCGCACAGGACGCCGCCCGTGGGCCATTGTGCAGCTTCGTGCCGAAAATGCCAACAGCGACACGTGCAATCTTGTGGGCTGCCAGACCAAGCTGACCCAGGGGGAGCAGGCCCGCGTGTTCCGTCTGGTGCCGGGGCTGGAAAAGGTGGAATTCGCCCGTTTCGGCAGCATGCACAGAAATACCTACGTAAACGCGCCGCAAGTGCTGGCCGAAGATCTGTCGCTCAACGTGCTGCCGGGCGTGTTCCTTGCCGGACAGATCACCGGCGTGGAAGGCTATGTGGAGTCCGCCGCCAGTGGCCTGTGGTTGGCCCTGCTGCTGGACGCCCGCGCCCGGGGGGCCAGGCTGCCCACGCCCCCGGCTGAAAGCGCCCTTGGCGCCCTGATCAACCATTTGCGCACGCCTGTCAAGCGTTTTCAGCCGTCCAACGCCCATTTCGGCCTCATGCCGGAGTTGGGCGAAAGGGCGCGCAAAAAAGACCGCAAGGCTCTGTACTCCGCCCGCGCTCAGGAAGCCTTCGGCTCGTGGCTTCAAGAGGCCAGGGCCGCCGGATTGGTCTGA
- a CDS encoding EamA family transporter, whose amino-acid sequence MGFFYSLLSSAAFGLIPLFSLPLMAQGLSPATVLFYRFFIATIVLGLFLVLRGERFYTSGRNLLKLAGMSLMYALAALLFIEAFTHLPSGVVATLQFSYPVMVMLIMIAFFHERFSWITAVAVVLAIAGVYLLSNGTPAGAGPAGSAKGINAFGLMLALASAVCNAIYITSIYAARITNVTGLMLTFYVMAFGALCSLVNSLASGSFQLLGSWKELALAILLAVITAVISNFTLILAVQRIGSTLTSVLGVLEPVTAVIVGILVFKEPFSLPLLLGIVLIAASVVLIMLGGHIRLLLARRKAAKQD is encoded by the coding sequence ATGGGCTTTTTTTACAGTCTGCTCTCCTCAGCCGCCTTTGGGCTCATCCCCCTGTTCAGCCTGCCGCTCATGGCACAGGGCCTTTCACCGGCCACAGTGCTTTTTTACCGTTTTTTCATAGCTACCATTGTACTGGGACTTTTTCTCGTACTGCGCGGCGAGCGCTTTTACACGTCTGGGCGCAACCTGCTCAAACTGGCGGGCATGAGCCTTATGTATGCCCTGGCCGCCCTGCTCTTCATTGAGGCTTTCACGCACCTGCCCAGCGGCGTCGTGGCCACGCTGCAATTTTCCTATCCGGTCATGGTCATGCTCATCATGATCGCCTTTTTTCACGAGCGTTTTTCCTGGATCACGGCTGTGGCCGTGGTTCTTGCCATTGCCGGAGTATACCTGCTCAGCAATGGGACCCCTGCTGGGGCAGGCCCTGCGGGAAGCGCCAAGGGCATTAACGCCTTTGGTCTCATGCTGGCGCTGGCTTCGGCCGTGTGCAACGCCATTTACATCACAAGCATTTACGCCGCGCGCATCACCAATGTCACCGGCCTTATGCTGACCTTCTATGTCATGGCTTTTGGCGCGCTCTGCTCGCTGGTCAATTCTCTGGCTTCCGGCAGCTTTCAACTGCTGGGCAGCTGGAAGGAACTGGCGCTGGCCATATTGCTGGCCGTGATCACTGCCGTAATTTCCAACTTCACCCTCATTCTGGCCGTGCAGCGCATCGGCTCCACCCTTACGTCGGTGCTGGGCGTCCTGGAGCCGGTTACCGCCGTTATCGTGGGCATACTGGTTTTCAAGGAGCCTTTCAGCCTGCCGCTTTTGCTGGGCATTGTTCTCATTGCCGCCTCCGTGGTGCTGATCATGCTGGGAGGCCATATCCGGCTGCTGCTGGCACGGCGCAAGGCGGCAAAACAGGATTAA
- a CDS encoding M50 family metallopeptidase: MLITIIAVSLVLGGLIFFHELGHFAVARSLGMGVSTFSLGFGPKILKRTWGKTEYALSLVPLGGYVALVGEQEDSELPEGFTREESFSLRPAWQRLLVVAAGPVANMLLAWLLCWILAFGWGTPLLLPQVGGLVENGPAAKAGVQAGDTIVRIDGQPIVAWDDMTRAIARSNGQPLSVVLERPHKAAVNGAEGEDGQSTAPAGTSGAETTANTTADAASGQGNLPPSIMTVEIRPEMSVRKTIFGEDEKAWLVGIRNTGAVRLVQHGFWGAAAAGASQASDMLALTWKSFVKLVERVVPLDQVGGPIMIMQMVGKQAHEGIAGLLALAALISINLGVLNLLPIPVLDGGQIVFCLWEMIFRRPVNARVQEYAMRAGLALLVALMLLATYNDLWRIVKSAGWFGSGS; the protein is encoded by the coding sequence ATGCTGATAACCATTATAGCTGTATCCCTTGTCCTTGGCGGCCTTATCTTCTTTCACGAACTGGGGCATTTTGCCGTGGCCCGCAGCCTGGGCATGGGAGTTTCCACCTTTTCTCTGGGCTTTGGCCCCAAAATTCTCAAGCGCACATGGGGCAAGACCGAATATGCCCTGTCCCTGGTTCCCCTGGGCGGCTACGTGGCCCTGGTGGGCGAGCAGGAGGACAGCGAACTGCCCGAAGGCTTCACACGGGAAGAAAGCTTCTCGCTGCGGCCAGCCTGGCAGCGCCTGCTGGTTGTGGCCGCAGGCCCCGTGGCCAACATGCTGCTGGCATGGCTCTTGTGCTGGATTCTGGCCTTTGGCTGGGGCACGCCCCTGCTGCTGCCGCAGGTGGGCGGACTGGTGGAAAACGGCCCCGCCGCCAAGGCGGGCGTGCAGGCTGGCGACACCATCGTGCGCATTGACGGCCAGCCCATCGTTGCCTGGGACGACATGACCCGCGCCATTGCCCGCAGCAACGGACAGCCGCTCAGCGTTGTTCTTGAGCGCCCCCACAAAGCCGCCGTCAATGGCGCGGAAGGCGAGGACGGCCAGTCCACCGCCCCTGCCGGAACATCCGGTGCCGAAACTACTGCAAACACAACGGCAGATGCCGCATCCGGCCAGGGCAATCTCCCCCCCAGCATCATGACCGTTGAAATCCGGCCTGAAATGTCCGTGAGAAAAACCATCTTCGGCGAAGATGAAAAAGCCTGGCTTGTGGGCATACGCAACACGGGCGCGGTGCGCCTTGTGCAGCACGGATTCTGGGGTGCGGCTGCGGCAGGCGCGTCCCAGGCCTCGGATATGCTTGCCCTGACCTGGAAAAGTTTTGTAAAACTGGTTGAAAGGGTGGTTCCCCTGGATCAGGTGGGCGGGCCCATCATGATCATGCAGATGGTGGGCAAACAGGCCCATGAAGGCATAGCCGGGCTGCTGGCCCTGGCCGCGCTCATCAGCATCAACCTCGGGGTACTGAACCTCCTGCCCATTCCCGTGCTTGACGGCGGCCAGATTGTCTTCTGCCTGTGGGAAATGATTTTCCGCCGCCCGGTCAACGCCAGGGTGCAGGAATACGCCATGCGGGCCGGTCTGGCCCTGCTGGTCGCCCTCATGCTGCTGGCCACCTACAATGACCTCTGGCGCATCGTCAAAAGCGCCGGCTGGTTCGGGAGCGGATCGTGA
- a CDS encoding sensor domain-containing diguanylate cyclase codes for MAKPGSTFTTILCIALFFATLLVIVREYTKETTGHLSQDITTRLAEVSQRAADEFGQNIDLQLNELQSIANFMAQDACTQPGKCLQHYAPLLRAAGMKKFALVALDGTGFCSESGSAFNLERTYKKELFLRALSGTAGFGAISDGTGAKLAIAVPLIRDDKVTAILLGEFEDSIMKKTLVTRAFGDKTSNMVFDDKGRLLFWAVAPGYDIEQTFPQLGEKGLPSSLQEHLLAVFANPGNRPNRFIRDDNHAYYLTHVSLEKYGLQVVSLLPEEVVDHLVDRQNAITSTLAWRMSVLALLVLVFIITILQRDNRTIRRQQEDYRSIISSISGGVIKFSGLHGAFQFISPNFLKMLGYRPEEFAQRFGENFALSIHEADRETALRTMQQQLDAGIPIDVEYRTTAKNGNLVWLYHKGSLVQPGPGQAYIQSIVFDITHNKEAIQAKRISDERYQFILEQHDIIIFEQNLISGHFSCSAKWLQTFGRVFNILEPEAEPGLIPVHVDDRELLKDFQKNVHNTLRKSKVLVELRLRDASGLYHWYRVEASNLISAQGKPVYIIGIITDIDKQKQLELRLRTQATRDSATGMHNKRATEQAISRFLSLHNNLGPDVFAMFMIDFDNFKSINDKFGHAVGDKAIYQMAQIIRRNFRSTDIVGRVGGDEFLVFCTEPMPQYKIRERAMVLVNQLHLQCGNHDDDDIALTASVGIACDPTDGRTFTDLYKHADMATYEAKRRGRNQCVFYAELTASEQQSARESRQAEGKEA; via the coding sequence ATGGCCAAACCGGGCAGCACATTCACAACCATTCTCTGCATAGCATTGTTTTTTGCAACACTGCTTGTGATCGTGCGCGAATACACCAAAGAAACGACAGGCCACCTGTCGCAGGACATCACCACCCGTCTTGCCGAAGTGAGCCAACGTGCCGCTGACGAATTTGGACAGAATATCGATCTGCAACTCAACGAACTGCAAAGTATAGCCAACTTCATGGCGCAGGATGCCTGCACGCAACCCGGCAAATGCCTGCAGCACTACGCCCCCCTGCTGCGCGCAGCGGGCATGAAAAAATTTGCTCTGGTGGCTCTGGACGGCACGGGCTTCTGCTCCGAAAGCGGATCTGCCTTTAACCTTGAGCGCACTTATAAAAAAGAGCTGTTTCTCCGTGCGCTCAGCGGCACGGCGGGGTTTGGCGCCATTTCAGACGGCACTGGCGCCAAGCTGGCCATAGCTGTTCCCCTGATTCGGGACGACAAGGTTACTGCCATTCTTCTGGGTGAGTTTGAAGACAGTATCATGAAAAAAACTCTTGTCACAAGGGCCTTTGGCGACAAGACCAGCAACATGGTTTTTGATGACAAAGGGCGCTTGCTGTTCTGGGCCGTTGCCCCTGGCTACGACATTGAGCAGACGTTTCCGCAACTGGGAGAAAAGGGCCTGCCGTCCTCGCTTCAGGAACATCTGCTGGCTGTTTTCGCAAACCCGGGCAACCGTCCCAACCGTTTCATCAGGGACGACAATCACGCCTATTACCTGACGCACGTTTCCCTTGAAAAATATGGCTTGCAGGTGGTCTCTCTGCTGCCGGAAGAGGTCGTGGACCATCTGGTGGACAGACAGAACGCCATTACCTCCACCCTGGCCTGGCGCATGTCTGTGCTGGCTCTTCTGGTGCTGGTTTTCATCATAACCATCCTGCAACGGGATAACCGCACCATTCGCCGCCAGCAGGAGGATTACCGCTCCATCATCTCAAGCATTTCGGGGGGGGTCATCAAGTTCTCCGGTCTGCATGGCGCTTTTCAGTTTATCAGCCCCAATTTTCTCAAAATGCTTGGCTATCGGCCGGAAGAATTCGCGCAAAGGTTTGGAGAGAATTTTGCCCTGTCCATCCATGAAGCGGACCGCGAAACCGCGCTGCGCACCATGCAGCAGCAACTGGATGCAGGCATTCCCATTGATGTGGAGTACCGCACCACCGCAAAAAACGGTAACCTTGTCTGGCTGTACCATAAAGGTTCGCTCGTGCAGCCCGGTCCGGGGCAGGCTTACATACAGAGCATTGTTTTCGACATCACGCACAACAAGGAAGCCATTCAGGCCAAGCGCATTTCTGACGAGCGCTACCAGTTTATTCTGGAGCAGCACGACATCATCATCTTTGAGCAGAATCTTATCAGCGGGCATTTTTCCTGTTCCGCCAAATGGCTCCAGACCTTCGGAAGGGTTTTCAACATCCTTGAGCCAGAAGCCGAGCCGGGTCTTATTCCCGTTCATGTGGATGACAGGGAGCTTCTTAAAGACTTTCAGAAGAACGTTCATAACACTCTGCGTAAAAGCAAGGTGCTTGTGGAACTGCGCCTGCGTGACGCCAGCGGCCTGTACCACTGGTACCGCGTCGAGGCTTCAAATCTCATCAGCGCGCAGGGCAAACCCGTCTATATTATTGGGATCATCACCGACATCGACAAGCAGAAACAGCTTGAACTGCGACTACGCACCCAGGCCACGCGCGACAGCGCCACCGGCATGCACAACAAGCGCGCCACAGAGCAGGCCATCTCGCGCTTTTTGAGCCTGCACAACAATCTCGGGCCTGATGTTTTCGCCATGTTCATGATAGATTTTGACAATTTCAAAAGCATCAACGACAAGTTCGGCCATGCGGTGGGCGACAAGGCCATCTATCAGATGGCCCAGATCATACGGCGCAACTTCCGCAGCACGGACATTGTGGGCCGCGTGGGCGGCGACGAGTTTCTGGTGTTCTGCACCGAGCCCATGCCCCAGTACAAGATACGGGAACGCGCCATGGTGCTTGTCAATCAACTGCATCTGCAATGCGGCAACCATGACGATGACGACATCGCTCTGACCGCCAGCGTGGGCATAGCCTGTGACCCCACTGACGGGCGCACCTTTACCGACCTGTACAAGCATGCCGACATGGCCACATATGAAGCCAAACGGCGCGGGCGCAACCAGTGCGTCTTTTATGCGGAACTCACCGCCAGTGAACAGCAGAGCGCCCGCGAATCCCGGCAGGCAGAGGGAAAAGAGGCGTAA
- the dxr gene encoding 1-deoxy-D-xylulose-5-phosphate reductoisomerase has translation MAQLWPGQGGPSIDYISGPPDAAWNGAWPRSLCILGSTGSIGRSALAVVASHPQAFRIVGLACARQIERLAEQAARWRPPYLAVLNEAAAAGLKKLLPQGYAPTILVGREGYAHMAALSEASTVLSAQVGAAGLDGTLAAALAGKVVCLANKESLVLAGDLVRRICACTGAVILPVDSEHNAIFQCLAGRGQEVKRLILTASGGPFRGRSREELRGITPAQALKHPNWNMGAKISIDSATLMNKGLEVIEAYHLYGTPAQRIKVLVHPQSVIHSLVEFEDGSQLAQLGTADMRLAIASCLLWPRCLPVDVPPLALTATALTFHEPDAEVFSCLDLARQSLALRGGRCVVLNAANEAAVELFLEGRCAFLDIPRLIGAALKAHDASDPGHQPFCAPLEQGAAMPSDRMAALKSEAHTLAERLTRLDRQSRELVRTLARDGESAC, from the coding sequence ATGGCACAACTCTGGCCGGGTCAGGGCGGCCCTTCCATAGACTATATCTCCGGCCCGCCGGATGCCGCCTGGAACGGCGCATGGCCGCGCAGCCTGTGCATACTGGGTTCCACCGGGTCCATAGGGCGCAGCGCTCTGGCCGTGGTTGCAAGTCATCCGCAGGCTTTCCGCATTGTCGGGCTTGCCTGCGCCCGCCAGATCGAACGTCTGGCCGAACAGGCCGCCCGCTGGCGTCCGCCGTATCTGGCGGTGCTGAACGAGGCCGCTGCCGCCGGGCTCAAAAAGCTTTTGCCGCAAGGCTATGCCCCGACCATTCTGGTGGGGCGCGAGGGCTACGCCCACATGGCCGCCCTGTCCGAAGCCTCCACCGTGCTCTCGGCCCAGGTCGGCGCGGCGGGTCTGGACGGAACCCTGGCCGCAGCCCTGGCGGGCAAGGTCGTCTGCCTTGCCAACAAGGAATCGCTGGTTCTGGCTGGCGATCTGGTGCGCCGCATCTGCGCCTGCACCGGGGCCGTCATCTTGCCCGTGGATTCGGAACATAACGCCATCTTCCAGTGCCTTGCCGGACGCGGGCAGGAGGTGAAGCGCCTTATCCTCACGGCCAGTGGCGGGCCTTTTCGTGGCCGCAGCCGTGAAGAGTTGCGGGGCATCACCCCCGCGCAGGCGCTCAAGCACCCCAACTGGAACATGGGAGCCAAGATAAGCATAGATTCCGCGACGCTTATGAACAAAGGCCTTGAGGTTATCGAGGCCTATCACCTCTACGGAACGCCCGCCCAACGCATCAAGGTTCTGGTGCACCCGCAGTCGGTGATACATTCGCTGGTGGAATTTGAAGACGGCTCGCAACTGGCGCAGCTCGGCACGGCGGACATGCGCCTGGCCATCGCCAGCTGCCTGCTCTGGCCGCGCTGCCTGCCTGTGGACGTGCCTCCCCTTGCCCTTACGGCCACGGCCCTGACCTTTCATGAGCCGGATGCCGAGGTTTTTTCCTGTCTTGATCTGGCGCGCCAGTCCCTCGCACTGCGGGGCGGGCGCTGTGTTGTTCTCAACGCGGCCAACGAGGCCGCCGTGGAGCTTTTTCTTGAAGGCCGCTGCGCCTTCCTTGACATACCCCGGCTGATCGGGGCCGCACTCAAGGCGCACGACGCCAGCGATCCCGGCCACCAGCCTTTCTGCGCCCCGCTCGAACAGGGCGCGGCCATGCCCTCCGACCGCATGGCCGCCCTGAAAAGCGAGGCCCATACCCTGGCGGAGCGCCTCACGCGCCTTGACCGCCAGAGCCGCGAGCTTGTACGCACCCTTGCCCGCGACGGAGAATCCGCATGCTGA
- the tsaB gene encoding tRNA (adenosine(37)-N6)-threonylcarbamoyltransferase complex dimerization subunit type 1 TsaB, with the protein MSQYSTGLELILNAAEGVLQIVVTDDEKTLCSQQWHKADRATEILAPALESLCAALDIKPTSFRRIACVRGPGSFTGIRLVLATTAALRRTGTAAVAGLDYMQALATTAALRGQLLFGTTIWVLTHARRNLVHCQSFLSYGPMIPAQPGSTVDLCSPEEALKRIVASRTAPLPDGVPAGSRTIWVCGSGLARNAAVFCPLDLMRPSLDGTGPKADEGAPIVTLDELVTPDINALCLLARHGDFDDKDIEPLYVRPCDAVENLPQLAPRQGLTGEEATASLERLLQRPPQSDI; encoded by the coding sequence GTGAGCCAATATTCCACCGGACTCGAGCTTATCCTCAACGCGGCTGAAGGCGTATTGCAAATTGTCGTTACCGACGATGAAAAAACGCTGTGCTCCCAGCAATGGCACAAAGCCGACCGCGCCACGGAAATTCTCGCTCCCGCGCTGGAAAGCCTCTGCGCCGCTCTGGACATAAAACCCACCAGCTTCCGCCGCATTGCCTGCGTGCGGGGGCCGGGCTCCTTCACGGGCATTCGGCTTGTTCTGGCGACAACCGCAGCCCTGCGCAGAACGGGCACGGCCGCCGTCGCCGGGCTGGACTACATGCAGGCCCTTGCCACAACAGCCGCGCTACGCGGGCAGCTCCTCTTCGGCACAACCATCTGGGTGCTGACCCACGCAAGGCGCAACCTCGTGCACTGCCAGTCTTTTCTGTCCTACGGCCCCATGATTCCGGCGCAGCCCGGCAGCACAGTGGACTTGTGCTCCCCGGAGGAGGCCCTCAAACGCATCGTGGCCAGCCGCACGGCCCCCCTGCCCGACGGCGTGCCCGCTGGCAGCCGCACCATATGGGTTTGCGGCAGCGGCCTTGCACGCAACGCCGCTGTTTTCTGCCCACTGGATCTGATGCGTCCCTCCCTGGACGGCACAGGCCCCAAGGCCGATGAAGGCGCGCCCATCGTCACGCTGGACGAACTGGTAACGCCAGACATCAATGCCCTGTGCCTGCTGGCCCGTCACGGTGATTTTGACGACAAGGACATTGAACCCCTGTACGTGCGGCCCTGCGACGCTGTGGAAAACCTGCCCCAACTGGCTCCGCGCCAGGGCCTGACCGGAGAAGAGGCCACGGCCTCCCTGGAGCGCCTGCTCCAGCGCCCGCCCCAGAGCGACATTTAG